From one Amaranthus tricolor cultivar Red isolate AtriRed21 chromosome 17, ASM2621246v1, whole genome shotgun sequence genomic stretch:
- the LOC130803567 gene encoding AT-hook motif nuclear-localized protein 15-like yields the protein MANRWWAGNVAMRGVEQISTDPQKSEQQENGNNGGNPNPDSDDSRENMPESEDNQNLSSGGVGFEMVEYGSGGNSGGRRPRGRPPGSKNKPKPPVVIAKESPNCLRSHVLEITNGADIADSIATFAQRRHRGVSVLSGSGIVTNVTLRQPAAPGGVVTLHGRFEILSLSGAFLPSPSPLGATGLTVYLAGGQGQVVGGGVVGPLHASGPVLVVAAMFSNATYERLPIDDQECNAGGAEGNGGDANGGPREAATQEVGAASESHGSGTGLTAGGAAASASAAAGADQSTSSMPMPIYNLPPNLLPNGQIPPHDMFWSPPPRPPPSY from the coding sequence ATGGCAAATAGATGGTGGGCTGGTAATGTAGCCATGAGAGGAGTTGAACAAATCTCTACTGACCCTCAAAAATCTGAACAGCAGGAAAATGGAAATAATGGTGGAAACCCGAACCCGGATTCGGATGATAGTAGGGAAAATATGCCCGAATCGGAAGATAACCAAAATTTGAGTAGTGGTGGTGTTGGTTTTGAGATGGTGGAGTATGGAAGTGGTGGAAATAGTGGTGGTAGGAGGCCGAGAGGACGGCCTCCTGGCTCGAAAAATAAGCCAAAACCACCGGTTGTGATTGCTAAAGAGAGTCCCAATTGTTTGAGGAGTCATGTATTGGAGATTACTAATGGGGCTGATATTGCAGATAGTATAGCTACTTTTGCTCAACGCCGACACCGCGGGGTGTCGGTGTTGAGTGGGAGCGGAATCGTCACTAATGTGACACTCCGGCAGCCTGCTGCCCCGGGTGGAGTTGTAACCCTTCACGGGCGATTTGAGATCCTCTCTCTTTCGGGAGCGTTTCTCCCTTCGCCCTCTCCACTTGGGGCAACAGGGTTGACCGTTTACTTGGCCGGTGGCCAAGGTCAAGTAGTCGGTGGTGGAGTCGTTGGACCGCTTCATGCATCCGGTCCTGTATTAGTTGTTGCAGCTATGTTTAGCAATGCGACCTATGAGCGGTTACCTATCGACGATCAAGAGTGCAATGCAGGAGGAGCCGAGGGGAATGGTGGTGATGCGAATGGAGGTCCTCGTGAAGCTGCTACACAAGAGGTGGGAGCTGCAAGCGAGTCGCATGGAAGTGGGACCGGTTTGACAGCAGGAGGAGCAGCAGCCTCAGCCTCAGCCGCAGCAGGAGCTGATCAAAGTACGTCTTCAATGCCCATGCCTATATATAATCTGCCTCCTAATTTGCTTCCGAATGGTCAAATACCGCCTCATGATATGTTTTGGAGTCCTCCTCCTCGTCCTCCCCCTTCCTATTGA
- the LOC130803570 gene encoding LOW QUALITY PROTEIN: E3 ubiquitin-protein ligase ATL6-like (The sequence of the model RefSeq protein was modified relative to this genomic sequence to represent the inferred CDS: deleted 1 base in 1 codon), with protein MSRHCCTSTTTNQYGILLLFLCIISTSLLQIVDAQRQSSDDDDYELNGNKVSPSMALIVIVLVLGFFITGCIAIYIQQCSDNSSIGDPAAFARNENLLRAQIRGLDQSVIETFPTFLYADVKDLKFGKESLECAICLNEFQEDETLVPRSHSTGHSLSQHGENRDRFTLRLPDEVRKQLIVAQPKLKRTISLVALPRVSSSKRGYRRRRGIILTEAAEGENGWECLK; from the exons ATGAGCCGCCATTGTTGCACATCCACAACAACAAACCAGTATGGTATACTGCTATTATTTCTCTGCATAATCTCAACTTCTTTATTGCAAATTGTGGATGCGCAACGACAATcgagtgatgatgatgattatgagtTAAATGGAAATAAAGTAAGTCCATCAATGGCtttaattgttattgttttagTTCTAGGTTTTTTCATTACTGGATGCATTGCTATTTACATCCAACAATGTTCCGATAATTCTTCAATTGGTGATCCAGCTGCTTTTGctagaaatgaaaatttgttaagaGCTCAAATCCGTGGACTCGATCAATCCGTAATCGAAACATTTCCGACATTTTTATACGCCGATGTGAAGGATTTGAAATTCGGTAAAGAGTCACTGGAGTGCGCTATTTGCCTTAATGAGTTTCAGGAAGATGAAACACTG GTACCGAGGTCACACTCGACGGGTCATTCACTGAGTCAACACGGTGAGAATCGTGACCGATTCACATTGAGGTTACCGGATGAAGTTCGAAAACAGCTTATAGTGGCTCAACCGAAGCTGAAACGGACAATTAGCTTAGTGGCCTTACCTCGAGTTTCAAGCTCAAAACGCGGCTATCGAAGAAGAAGGGGAATAATTTTGACCGAAGCAGCAGAGGGAGAAAATGGCTGGGAATGTCTGAAATGA